The proteins below come from a single Triticum aestivum cultivar Chinese Spring chromosome 5D, IWGSC CS RefSeq v2.1, whole genome shotgun sequence genomic window:
- the LOC123120075 gene encoding uncharacterized protein encodes MPRKLRARRKSHALAGAAPNTDVVRTLSAWVSTPAQTLASVATQGRDDAEKRRVVGVVVGKGCLKRSLGGASGGGSDSSKKVSFVLEPQVRVMSPAAANTRGRRKGGETVPVRGAGVGGGRPRRQTRVQLGGGSAPVVGAHAPVRRSKRIAMNLGAGVEQLTAPAKAIAAAPAPTDLAPSNIVGSNAPKAEEEDEVEETVGKTRNKKRKCMDSSVHMVLNAQIGVPRRCTRSSGRLPAAPHVLEKRGRMKATYVKEQTCVEEQCAEDQDLGRTLNSGLIALESTRSCSKVQEDELAAQRAAKEETSGRATRSSSIAAAMMSPIVVEYKRTRNTEDARSDGEMPVMDAPVLGGLRSRAGQGDNGVVEENHFVKRMGNRRGPSKPTTCINRHQQLASSIEEEYQEQVVAPFKARPLRQSRRNHSAASELLSAHNAANDGIEDNVVKEDEHLVLPRNGRAKDCAGAEEQVAEVVVRKGCLKHPGSDASSGSSSAAKKVRFVLVEQAEAETVGLRRPWVTWSPVVAKTRGRQKARVTLAGAKPGGGGHQRTSVDGDCDGEGADAGDAGSDARLRLFKTNVGNFGAVDGVEKVVGAASRNTTSKADVEDGDVEAVDRKRKASENAEDIGHVWLMTSIATTNLSQILSATKSVANKMATKIVANFGKKLSI; translated from the exons ATGCCCCGGAAGCTGCGGGCGCGCCGCAAGAGCcacgccctcgccggagccgcccctaaCACCGACGTCGTCCGTACCCTCTCCGCATGGGTATCCACCCCAGCTCAAACCCTCGCTTCGGTGGCGACACAG GGTCGCGACGACGCGGAGAAGCGGCGGGTGGTCGGTGTGGTGGTGGGAAAGGGCTGCTTGAAGCGGTCGTTGGGTGGTGCGAGCGGCGGGGGTTCCGATTCGTCCAAAAAGGTGAGCTTTGTGTTGGAGCCCCAGGTGCGGGTCATGTCACCAGCCGCTGCCAACACAAGGGGGAGGCGGAAGGGCGGGGAGACTGTTCCTGTTCGTGGTGCAGGCGTAGGCGGAGGGAGGCCTCGTCGTCAGACCCGTGTCCAACTTGGTGGTGGTTCTGCTCCAGTGGTAGGGGCACATGCTCCGGTTAGGCGGTCTAAGAGGATTGCCATGAATTTGGGTGCTGGAGTTGAGCAGCTTACTGCTCCGGCTAAAGCAATTGCAGCGGCTCCGGCACCTACTGATTTAGCACCTTCTAACATAGTTGGAAGTAATGCTCCCAAggctgaggaagaagatgaggtagAAGAAACTGTTGGCAAGACGCGGAACAAGAAGAGAAAGTGCATGGATAGTTCTGTGCATATGGTTCTCAATGCACAAATTGGAGTTCCTCGTAGATGCACAAGGTCGAGCGGCCGGCTACCAGCAGCCCCTCATGTGCTTGAGAAGAGAGGGCGGATGAAGGCAACATATGTTAAGGAACAGACATGTGTTGAGGAGCAATGTGCTGAAGATCAAGACTTAGGTAGAACATTAAATTCTGGATTAATTGCTCTTGAGAGCACGAGAAGTTGCAGCAAGGTGCAAGAAGATGAACTTGCTGCGCAAAGGGCCGCTAAGGAGGAAACATCAGGTAGGGCCACAAGATCAAGCTCAATAGCAGCTGCTATGATGTCTCCCATTGTCGTTGAGTACAAGAGGACAAGGAACACAGAAGATGCACGCTCTGATGGGGAGATGCCTGTAATGGATGCTCCTGTTCTCGGTGGTTTAAGGAGTAGAGCTGGTCAGGGTGACAATGGTGTGGTGGAGGAAAATCACTTTGTCAAGAGAATGGGAAATAGGAGGGGACCCAGTAAACCAACTACTTGCATCAACAGGCATCAACAGCTTGCATCTTCTATAGAGGAAGAATATCAAGAACAAGTTGTTGCTCCCTTTAAGGCCCGTCCACTGAGGCAATCTAGGCGAAACCATTCCGCTGCCAGCGAATTGCTGTCCGCGCACAATGCGGCCAATGACGGCATAGAGGATAATGTGGTGAAGGAAGACGAACATTTGGTGTTACCAAGGAATGGCAGAGCTAAG GATTGTGCTGGTGCAGAGGAGCAAGTGGCCGAGGTGGTAGTGAGAAAAGGATGTTTGAAGCATCCAGGGAGTGATGCGAGCAGTGGCAGCTCCAGTGCTGCCAAAAAGGTGAGATTTGTGTTGGTGGAGCAGGCAGAAGCGGAGACAGTGGGACTCAGGAGGCCCTGGGTAACATGGTCCCCGGTTGTTGCCAAGACAAGGGGTAGGCAGAAGGCCAGGGTGACTCTTGCTGGTGCAAAACCAGGCGGAGGAGGGCATCAGCGGACGAGTGTTGATGGTGATTGTGATGGCGAAGGTGCCGATGCTGGAGATGCAGGTTCAGATGCCCGGTTGAGGTTGTTCAAGACGAATGTGGGGAATTTCGGTGCTGTTGATGGAGTCGAGAAGGTTGTTGGAGCTGCAAGTCGGAATACCACCTCCAAGGCTGATGTGGAAGATGGGGATGTAGAAGCAGTTGATAGGAAGCGAAAGGCCAGCGAGAATGCTGAGGATATAGGGCATGTTTGGTTGATGACTAGCATTGCCACAACTAACCTTAGTCAAATTCTGtctgccacaaaaagtgtggcaaacAAAATGGCCACCAAAATTGTTGCAAACTTTGGCAAGAAACTGAgtatatga